The Epinephelus fuscoguttatus unplaced genomic scaffold, E.fuscoguttatus.final_Chr_v1 AP022699.1 genome window below encodes:
- the LOC125885357 gene encoding uncharacterized protein LOC125885357, translated as MYNPKAKHSCSVVGCTDTHVSLHRLPAKEDIRAKWLNFIFQGNVPASVSKSVFVCANHFTPDCFSNEGQYKAGLATRLFLKDGSIPTVRGDATDEGTPSTSVQQPVVHHVACQTDQPVTCTVGTQLSMRTLQPHFRSTGTQKSVSCVDVGVGTSTIALSTSQPFLSSTPIKRPRKRARLELEEEEEENPLEGSSSMDIPDPKDSSYDPEDSVTVLSESADVTLEPSCPVHKTPTYIVYEKCLMELFEVCPVCQRVSDVQTRRIGMFLSVEQTCPHCQFFRKWNSQPILGSTPAGNLQLSAAVYTTGASFFKLEKIFRAMQLKMFQYDTFRRHARTCIEPAIIHTWKTVQDAMMEQLSQQESVILGGDLRADSPGHSAKFGSYSMMDLRSNTIIDIQLVQDCPKNWSR; from the exons ATGTACAACCCGAAAGCCAAGCACTCCTGCTCTGTCGTCGGATGCACGGATACTCATGTTTCCCTACATCGCCTCCCTGCCAAAGAGGATATCAGAGCGAAGTGgctaaattttatttttcagggaAACGTCCCAGCTTCAGTGAGCAAAAGCGTTTTTGTCTGTGCCAATCACTTCACGCCGGACTGTTTCAGCAACGAGGGTCAGTATAAGGCTGGACTGGCAACGAGATTGTTCCTAAAAGATGGATCCATACCCACTGTCCGTGGCGACGCCACAGATGAAGGAACT CCAAGCACATCTGTACAGCAGCCTGTGGTGCATCATGTTGCCTGCCAGACAGACCAACCAGTGACATGCACAGTTGGCACACAGCTTTCCATGAGAACTCTCCAGCCTCACTTCAGAAGCACAG GCACACAGAAATCAGTGTCCTGTGTTGATGTTGGAGTTGGCACCTCAACCATTGCCTTATCAACTTCTCAACCATTCTTATCATCAACCCCAATAAAGAGACCACGCAAAAGGGCTCGCTTGgaactggaggaggaggaagaggagaatcCATTGGAGGGCAGTTCATCCATGGACATTCCCGACCCCAAGGATTCTTCGTATGATCCTGAGGACTCTGTCACAGTTTTGTCTGAGTCAGCAGATGTGAC ACTGGAGCCTTCCTGCCCTGTTCATAAGACACCAACATATATTGTCTATGAAAAGTGTCTGATGGAGCTGTTTGAGGTGTGCCCTGTCTGTCAGCGTGTTTCAGACGTGCAGACAAGAAGGATAGGCATGTTCCTCTCTGTAGAACAGACATGCCCACATTGTCAGTTCTTCAGAAAATGGAACAGCCAGCCAATTCTGGGAAGCACACCTGCAGGAAACCTCCAGCTTTCAGCTGCAGTATACACCACAGGTGCATCTTTCTTCAAACTTGAAAAG atCTTCCGGGCAATGCAGCTGAAGATGTTTCAGTATGACACTTTTCGCCGTCATGCACGGACGTGCATAGAGCCTGCCATCATACACACGTGGAAGACTGTGCAGGATGCCATGATGGAGCAGCTTAGTCAGCAGGAGAGTGTTATCCTAGGTGGCGACCTAAGGGCTGACTCACCAG GGCACTCTGCCAAGTTTGGCAGTTACTCAATGATGGACCTGAGGAGCAACACTATTATTGACATACAGCTGGTTCAG GACTGTCCAAAAAACTGGTCAAGATAG